One window from the genome of Synechococcus sp. PROS-7-1 encodes:
- a CDS encoding M10 family metallopeptidase — MCMLCNQARAQRFAAGRRGDGTPVYSLSIAPEGLIDNSNAAYTERATATDGVLDYYLHTPGGAVTVAGGGFGEQTIESVGISAADQDYFRSVVERLDAILDLDFRESSTAAGADVDLFYDMEINLGGGGNTLGLATTSGLGGWELFVNYPEVEFDENYRRYVLIHELGHALGLEHPFEDGDGDTVNGSTDPWASAFPEDTVMAYRNPKGGNWPEFFTDNDLNALISLWGTESDSDSTSQLLVASGGMEVSALMSQWLGFEKSNLQVLDDGGRTVEVRTSSWTSTLAVNRIARAGTGGNDLKAKQLSFDRSQLPNSQSIEVAASILEGSDQGEILRGLAGWDIIDAKGGDDLVRGGNGRDILMGGTGADELHGDFGWNTYTDQRDGSSDLIAIKSDQFLENYWYGKAGNSPNGEKADIIEGLDAFDQIRILGVSTDRLSFAEASARGLSGLGIFADGSLEALYTGSSLNLEQLAAITTGDASEAVMNNQLWSYRFGSEAPPLA; from the coding sequence ATGTGCATGCTCTGCAACCAGGCCCGGGCGCAGCGCTTTGCGGCGGGCAGGCGCGGTGACGGCACACCGGTGTATTCCTTATCCATCGCCCCCGAGGGGCTGATCGACAACAGCAACGCCGCGTACACCGAGCGCGCCACGGCGACCGACGGGGTGCTGGATTACTACCTGCACACCCCGGGCGGCGCCGTCACCGTGGCTGGCGGCGGCTTCGGGGAGCAGACGATCGAATCGGTGGGAATTTCTGCGGCCGATCAGGACTATTTCCGCTCGGTGGTGGAGCGTCTCGACGCCATCCTCGATCTGGATTTTCGTGAATCCAGCACGGCTGCTGGTGCGGATGTGGATCTCTTCTACGACATGGAGATCAACCTGGGCGGGGGCGGCAACACCCTCGGTTTGGCCACCACTTCCGGCCTCGGTGGCTGGGAACTGTTCGTGAACTATCCCGAGGTGGAGTTCGACGAGAACTACCGCCGCTACGTGCTGATCCATGAGCTCGGCCACGCCCTCGGCCTCGAGCATCCTTTCGAGGATGGTGATGGCGACACGGTGAACGGCAGCACCGATCCCTGGGCCAGTGCCTTCCCGGAAGATACGGTCATGGCCTATCGCAACCCTAAGGGCGGCAATTGGCCCGAGTTCTTCACCGATAACGACCTCAACGCCCTGATTTCGCTCTGGGGTACGGAAAGCGACAGCGACAGCACCAGTCAGTTGCTGGTGGCCTCAGGCGGCATGGAAGTGTCGGCGCTGATGAGTCAGTGGCTTGGGTTTGAGAAGAGCAACCTGCAGGTGCTGGATGACGGCGGGCGCACGGTTGAGGTTCGCACCAGCAGCTGGACCTCCACCCTGGCGGTGAACCGCATCGCCCGTGCCGGCACGGGTGGGAACGATCTCAAGGCCAAGCAGCTCAGCTTTGATCGATCCCAACTCCCGAATTCTCAGAGCATTGAGGTGGCCGCTTCGATTCTCGAAGGCAGCGATCAAGGCGAAATCCTGCGTGGCCTCGCCGGCTGGGACATCATCGATGCCAAAGGCGGTGATGATCTGGTGCGCGGCGGCAATGGCCGCGACATCCTCATGGGCGGCACTGGCGCTGATGAGCTCCACGGTGATTTCGGTTGGAACACCTACACCGATCAGCGCGATGGCTCGAGCGATCTGATCGCGATTAAGTCCGATCAGTTCCTTGAGAATTACTGGTACGGCAAAGCCGGCAACAGTCCCAATGGCGAAAAGGCCGACATCATTGAAGGCCTTGATGCCTTTGATCAGATCCGCATCCTCGGGGTGAGCACCGATCGTTTGTCGTTTGCTGAGGCCTCAGCCCGTGGCCTCTCCGGCCTGGGGATTTTCGCTGATGGCAGTTTGGAAGCGCTCTACACCGGCTCCAGCCTCAATCTGGAGCAGCTTGCTGCCATCACCACTGGCGATGCCTCCGAGGCGGTGATGAACAACCAACTCTGGAGCTACCGCTTTGGGTCGGAGGCACCGCCCCTGGCTTGA
- the rfbB gene encoding dTDP-glucose 4,6-dehydratase gives MSCVPASVQRVLVTGGAGFIGGAVVRRLLTDSQAQVFNLDKLGYASDLSSIEAVLKDLGPDAAERHVPQQVDLVDPVATAAAVQQADPDLVLHLAAESHVDRSIDGPSAFLDSNVSGTFSLLQACLAHWEALPQERQQAFRFQHISTDEVFGSLGATGRFSETTPYDPRSPYSASKAASDHLVSAWHHTYGLPVLLTNCSNNFGPWQFPEKLIPVVILKALAGEPIPLYGDGANVRDWLFVDDHVDALLLVASQGQIGRSYCVGGHGERSNREVVETICALLDQACPSAAPHADLITLVKDRPGHDRRYAIDPSRITTELGWQPRHRFEQGLEATVRWYLEHQHWCSTVRSRAGYGGERIGSGFQRP, from the coding sequence GTGTCCTGTGTGCCTGCGTCGGTTCAACGGGTGCTGGTCACCGGTGGTGCCGGCTTCATCGGCGGCGCGGTCGTCCGCCGTTTGCTCACAGACAGCCAGGCGCAGGTGTTCAACCTCGACAAGCTCGGTTACGCCAGTGATCTGAGCAGCATTGAGGCTGTGCTCAAGGATCTCGGGCCAGACGCCGCCGAACGCCATGTGCCCCAGCAGGTCGACCTGGTGGATCCGGTGGCCACGGCAGCGGCCGTGCAGCAGGCCGATCCCGATCTGGTGCTGCACCTGGCGGCGGAAAGCCATGTGGACCGCTCGATCGATGGCCCGTCCGCGTTTCTAGACAGTAACGTCTCCGGTACGTTCTCGTTACTTCAGGCCTGCCTTGCCCACTGGGAGGCTCTGCCTCAGGAGCGTCAGCAGGCCTTCCGTTTCCAGCACATCAGCACCGATGAAGTGTTCGGCTCTCTCGGGGCCACGGGCCGTTTCTCGGAGACCACCCCCTACGACCCGCGCAGTCCCTATTCCGCCAGCAAGGCCGCCAGCGACCATCTCGTGAGTGCCTGGCATCACACCTATGGGTTGCCGGTGCTGCTCACTAACTGCAGCAACAATTTCGGCCCCTGGCAGTTCCCGGAAAAGCTGATCCCGGTGGTGATCCTCAAGGCCCTGGCTGGTGAGCCGATCCCCCTCTACGGCGATGGTGCCAACGTGCGCGATTGGTTATTCGTAGACGATCACGTGGATGCCCTGCTGCTGGTGGCGTCCCAGGGGCAGATCGGCCGCAGCTACTGCGTGGGCGGCCATGGGGAGCGCAGCAACCGCGAGGTGGTGGAGACCATCTGCGCCTTGCTCGATCAGGCGTGCCCCAGTGCTGCGCCCCATGCAGACCTGATTACCCTGGTGAAGGATCGGCCCGGACACGACCGCCGTTATGCGATTGATCCCAGCCGCATCACCACCGAGCTGGGCTGGCAGCCGCGCCACCGCTTTGAGCAGGGGCTGGAGGCCACGGTGCGCTGGTATCTCGAGCATCAGCATTGGTGTAGCACCGTGCGCAGCCGCGCCGGCTACGGCGGGGAGCGCATCGGCTCAGGCTTTCAAAGGCCCTAA
- a CDS encoding GDP-L-fucose synthase, which produces MALLRPSDRIFIAGARGMAGSAISRALTRAGYHEQLTPSRQELNLLDDAAVSAWMQTQQPDVVVLAAATVGGIEANRSRPADFLLQNLRIETQVIEAAWRAGVRRLLFLGSSCIYPKFAAQPIREEALLTGALEPTNAWYAIAKIAGIKLGEALRRQHGFDAISLMPTNLYGPGDNYHPTGSHVLPALIRRFHEAKQAGAAAVTCWGSGTPLREFLHADDLGEACVFALEHWSTLGSNAPCDDQGEPLAFLNVGTGIDLSIRELAEQVAATVGFQGAIHWDTSKPDGTPKKQLNVSRLSQLGWRARIALSEGLPLAYEDFCAHLNDGSLRG; this is translated from the coding sequence ATGGCTCTCTTGCGCCCCAGCGATCGCATCTTCATTGCCGGTGCCCGCGGCATGGCCGGCAGTGCCATCAGCCGTGCCCTTACCCGCGCCGGGTACCACGAGCAGCTCACCCCCAGCCGCCAGGAGCTCAACCTGCTTGATGATGCCGCTGTGTCCGCCTGGATGCAGACCCAGCAACCCGATGTGGTGGTGCTGGCGGCTGCCACCGTGGGCGGCATCGAGGCCAACCGCAGCCGCCCCGCCGATTTCCTGCTCCAGAACCTGCGCATCGAAACCCAGGTGATCGAGGCGGCCTGGCGCGCCGGCGTACGCCGCTTGCTGTTTCTGGGCAGCAGCTGCATCTATCCCAAATTCGCCGCGCAACCGATCCGCGAGGAGGCCCTGCTCACCGGCGCTCTTGAGCCCACCAATGCCTGGTACGCCATCGCCAAAATTGCCGGCATCAAGCTCGGTGAGGCCCTGCGCCGCCAGCACGGCTTTGATGCCATCAGCCTGATGCCCACCAATCTCTACGGGCCCGGCGACAACTACCACCCCACCGGCAGCCATGTGCTGCCGGCCCTGATCCGCCGCTTCCATGAAGCCAAACAAGCCGGCGCCGCCGCGGTGACCTGCTGGGGCAGCGGCACACCCCTGCGCGAATTCCTGCACGCCGACGATCTCGGCGAAGCCTGCGTGTTCGCCCTCGAGCATTGGTCAACGCTTGGCTCGAACGCTCCCTGTGATGACCAGGGCGAGCCACTCGCCTTCCTGAACGTGGGCACGGGCATCGATCTCTCGATTCGTGAACTTGCCGAACAGGTGGCGGCCACAGTGGGCTTTCAAGGTGCAATCCACTGGGACACCAGCAAGCCCGATGGCACCCCCAAAAAACAACTGAACGTGAGCCGGCTCAGCCAGCTGGGCTGGCGTGCACGCATTGCCCTTTCAGAAGGCTTACCCCTGGCCTATGAGGATTTCTGCGCTCACCTCAACGACGGCAGCCTGCGCGGTTAG
- the gmd gene encoding GDP-mannose 4,6-dehydratase yields the protein MAPPVALITGITGQDGSYLAELLLEKGYQVHGIKRRASSFNTTRIDHLYQDPHDLDRHLSLHYGDLSDGSNLQRIIELVQPDEIYNLGAQSHVAVSFEAPEYTANVDALGTLRILEAVRILGLTGKTRIYQASTSELYGLVQEVPQKETTPFHPRSPYGVAKLYAYWITVNYREAYGMYACNGILFNHESPRRGETFVTRKITRGLARIDAGLDQCLYMGNLDSLRDWGHARDYVEMQWRMLQQEQPRDFVIATGRQESVRRFIELSASALGWGPIRWEGSGIEETGRRSDTGAVVVRIDPRYFRPAEVETLLGDPSQAQALLGWTPTTTLEELVTDMIHSDQDEARKEAYLKRKGFQVASARE from the coding sequence ATGGCCCCACCTGTCGCTCTGATCACCGGCATCACCGGCCAGGACGGCAGCTATCTGGCGGAACTGCTGTTGGAAAAGGGCTACCAGGTGCACGGCATCAAGCGCCGGGCCTCCTCCTTCAACACCACCCGGATCGATCACCTCTATCAAGATCCCCACGATCTGGATCGGCACCTCTCCCTGCATTACGGCGATCTCTCCGACGGCAGCAACCTGCAGCGCATCATCGAGCTGGTACAGCCTGATGAGATCTACAACCTCGGCGCCCAGAGCCATGTGGCGGTGAGTTTCGAGGCCCCTGAATACACCGCCAACGTGGATGCCCTCGGCACCCTGCGCATCCTCGAGGCCGTGCGCATCCTCGGCCTCACAGGCAAAACACGCATCTATCAGGCCTCCACCTCCGAGCTCTATGGCCTTGTGCAGGAGGTGCCCCAAAAGGAAACCACCCCCTTCCACCCGCGCAGTCCGTACGGCGTGGCCAAGCTCTACGCCTACTGGATCACCGTGAATTACCGCGAGGCCTACGGGATGTATGCCTGCAACGGCATCCTCTTTAATCACGAAAGTCCGCGCCGCGGCGAAACCTTCGTGACGCGCAAGATCACCCGCGGTCTCGCCCGCATCGATGCCGGGCTCGATCAGTGCCTCTACATGGGCAATCTCGACTCCCTGCGCGACTGGGGCCACGCCCGCGATTACGTGGAGATGCAGTGGCGCATGCTCCAGCAGGAGCAGCCACGGGATTTCGTGATCGCCACCGGCCGCCAGGAATCGGTGCGCCGCTTCATTGAGCTCTCCGCCAGTGCCCTGGGCTGGGGTCCGATCCGCTGGGAGGGCAGCGGCATCGAGGAAACCGGCCGCCGCAGCGACACCGGCGCTGTGGTGGTGCGCATCGACCCCCGTTATTTCCGCCCGGCAGAAGTGGAGACCCTGCTCGGGGATCCAAGCCAGGCCCAGGCGCTGCTGGGCTGGACCCCCACTACCACTCTCGAGGAGCTGGTGACCGACATGATCCACAGCGATCAAGACGAAGCGCGCAAAGAGGCCTACCTCAAGCGCAAGGGCTTCCAGGTGGCCAGCGCCCGCGAATGA
- a CDS encoding calcium-binding protein has translation MVFAPIYNATDEANQFQIESETVNYSNSNDVVNVNDASDLIRGKYTLLHSGDDRYVGTSFDSPGWDNIANGNRGNDRLQGLNSSRDYLRGGKDDDRIYGKIGGNDMLFGDLGEDLVYGSAFGSNILRGGKGDDFLQGGNKRDLLVGDFGTDTMKGGAGSDFFVLRTDTSSSTGLSNLTPNAAEADRITDFAANDYLVITGVDSSFDVNLVWNNGDYLVEVMTDLGPQYAGILESPGFFPNQEQILIGQTASDILAAADGNAQAFTQDPNLLNSFGV, from the coding sequence ATGGTCTTCGCTCCGATTTACAACGCAACCGATGAAGCCAACCAGTTCCAAATTGAAAGCGAAACTGTCAACTACTCCAACAGCAACGATGTTGTCAATGTCAACGACGCCTCGGATCTGATCCGCGGCAAGTACACCCTGCTGCACAGCGGCGATGATCGCTACGTCGGCACCAGCTTTGATTCACCCGGCTGGGACAACATCGCCAATGGCAACCGAGGCAATGACCGCCTCCAAGGCCTAAACAGCAGTCGTGATTATCTGCGTGGCGGCAAAGACGACGACAGGATTTACGGCAAAATAGGAGGCAACGACATGCTCTTTGGCGACCTCGGAGAAGACCTTGTCTATGGCTCCGCTTTTGGAAGCAACATTCTCCGCGGCGGCAAAGGCGACGACTTCCTGCAAGGCGGCAACAAGCGTGACCTCCTGGTTGGCGACTTCGGCACCGACACAATGAAAGGTGGTGCCGGCAGCGATTTCTTTGTGCTCCGCACCGACACCAGCAGCAGCACTGGCCTCAGCAACCTCACCCCCAACGCCGCAGAAGCCGATCGCATCACCGATTTCGCCGCAAATGATTACCTGGTGATCACCGGGGTGGACTCCAGCTTCGATGTGAACCTGGTTTGGAACAACGGTGACTACCTCGTGGAGGTGATGACCGATCTCGGCCCTCAGTACGCCGGCATCCTCGAGAGCCCGGGCTTCTTCCCCAATCAAGAACAGATTCTGATTGGCCAGACCGCCTCCGACATCCTCGCTGCAGCCGATGGCAACGCCCAGGCCTTCACCCAAGACCCCAACCTGCTCAACAGCTTTGGCGTCTAA
- a CDS encoding calcium-binding protein, whose product MSFNPSFPDQYKPTSTQNVFDFVDNVVQYSTSNDVIGLPGDNSAFPEAIRGKYVLLHDGADEYYGTDFDSSVWDNIANGNKGSDFMRGLNNSRDFLRGGKDDDNIWGREGGNDFVLGDAGDDLVYGSLTGENIVRGGKGNDLLVGYDKRDLLVGDFGKDELRGNGGSDLFVLRTDTSSSSGLSNLSANAAEVDIIQDFDNTEGDYVVLTGISSTDQISLQYSGADIFIKVIQPDFTSLYAGKLTAPVGFDKTRILVGDTADRILAAASGDTNAFGIDPNLLNTFGI is encoded by the coding sequence ATGAGCTTCAATCCTTCGTTTCCCGATCAATACAAGCCGACATCCACCCAAAACGTCTTTGACTTTGTTGACAACGTTGTTCAATATTCAACCTCCAATGATGTGATTGGCCTTCCTGGAGACAACAGTGCTTTTCCTGAGGCAATCCGCGGAAAATACGTGCTGTTGCATGATGGCGCAGATGAATACTACGGCACTGATTTTGATTCCTCTGTTTGGGACAACATCGCCAATGGCAACAAAGGATCCGACTTCATGCGGGGCCTAAACAACAGCCGCGACTTTTTACGAGGCGGCAAGGATGATGACAATATTTGGGGGCGAGAGGGAGGCAATGATTTTGTCTTAGGCGATGCAGGCGATGACCTTGTTTACGGCTCACTCACTGGCGAAAACATTGTTCGTGGCGGCAAAGGCAATGATTTACTTGTTGGCTATGACAAGCGCGACCTCCTGGTCGGCGACTTCGGCAAAGACGAATTGAGAGGCAACGGCGGCAGCGATTTATTTGTGCTCCGCACCGACACCAGCAGCAGCTCAGGCCTCAGTAACCTAAGCGCAAATGCCGCCGAAGTAGATATCATCCAAGACTTTGACAACACAGAAGGGGACTATGTTGTTCTGACAGGAATCAGCTCAACAGACCAGATCAGTCTTCAATACAGCGGCGCGGACATATTCATCAAAGTCATCCAACCTGATTTCACCAGCCTCTACGCCGGCAAACTGACAGCTCCAGTTGGCTTCGATAAAACTCGCATTTTGGTTGGCGACACAGCCGATCGGATCCTCGCTGCGGCCAGTGGGGACACGAATGCATTCGGCATCGATCCCAACCTGCTCAACACTTTTGGCATCTGA
- a CDS encoding calcium-binding protein: MVFAPIYNATDEANQFQIESETVNYSNSNDVVDVNNASDLIRGKYTLLHSGDDQFFGTSFDSPGWDNIANGNRGNDYLEGRLNSRDYLRGGKDNDKIYGNTGGNDMLFGDFGEDVVAGSDWGSNIIRGGKGDDTLLGGNKRDLLVGDFGTDTMKGGAGSDFFVLRTDTSSNTGLSNLTPNAAEADRITDFAANDYLVITGVDSSFDVNLVWNNGDYLVEVITEGGPQYAGIIESPGFFPNQEQILIGQTASDILAAADGNAQAFTQDPNLLNSFGV; encoded by the coding sequence ATGGTCTTCGCTCCGATTTACAACGCAACCGATGAAGCCAACCAGTTCCAAATTGAAAGCGAAACTGTCAACTACTCCAACAGCAACGATGTTGTCGACGTGAACAACGCCTCGGATCTGATCCGCGGCAAGTACACCCTGCTGCACAGCGGTGATGATCAGTTCTTTGGCACCAGCTTTGATTCACCCGGCTGGGACAACATCGCCAATGGCAACCGAGGCAATGATTACCTTGAAGGCAGGCTGAACAGCCGCGACTACCTGCGTGGCGGCAAAGACAACGACAAGATTTACGGCAACACTGGTGGCAACGACATGCTCTTTGGCGACTTCGGAGAAGACGTTGTCGCCGGCTCCGACTGGGGCAGCAACATCATCCGCGGCGGCAAAGGTGATGACACCCTCCTTGGTGGCAACAAGCGTGACCTCCTGGTTGGCGACTTCGGCACCGACACAATGAAAGGTGGTGCCGGCAGCGATTTCTTTGTGCTCCGCACCGACACCAGCAGCAACACTGGCCTCAGCAACCTCACCCCCAACGCCGCAGAGGCCGATCGCATCACCGATTTCGCCGCGAATGATTACCTCGTGATCACCGGGGTGGACTCCAGCTTCGATGTGAACCTGGTGTGGAACAACGGCGACTACCTCGTGGAGGTGATCACCGAAGGTGGTCCTCAGTACGCCGGCATCATTGAGAGCCCTGGCTTCTTCCCCAATCAAGAACAGATCCTGATCGGCCAAACCGCCTCCGACATCCTCGCTGCAGCCGATGGCAACGCCCAGGCCTTCACCCAAGACCCCAACCTGCTCAACAGCTTTGGCGTCTAA
- a CDS encoding glycosyltransferase family 4 protein: MDLLVITNLYPPQELGGYGRAMADFVWGLQARGHRIQVLSGDAPYLGPSSHGPSGEPVERQLELKGNFCNGINHEFNWPKRRSIDARNCARLQQWLQRHRWDGVLLGNMDLLGVELLPTLMQAGLPVLHHIGFVVEPYEAKHAPPMASYRMVAASEAVRAAQIRHGFRVDPDAVVYPGCRDDLFGAAATEGRPLPPPPGGLNQQPLRVGFAGLIISSKGAHTLLKAVRLLKERGVPIVASFAGKRFARAYAHAMDVYIERHNLQEQTSFVGELNRSQLARFFRLQHACVFPSIFPEAFGIVAAEAMASGVTLVSSGAGGAAELFEPEISGLTFAAEDAYALADQLTRLATDPDLLLRLQQAGEQRVRQHFSVTAMACKLEQLFHTTPRS; this comes from the coding sequence ATGGACCTGCTGGTGATCACCAACCTCTACCCCCCTCAGGAGCTGGGGGGGTACGGCCGCGCCATGGCCGATTTCGTGTGGGGGTTGCAAGCACGGGGCCACCGCATCCAGGTGCTGAGCGGCGATGCCCCCTATCTCGGACCGAGCAGCCATGGGCCCAGCGGCGAACCGGTGGAACGGCAGCTGGAGCTCAAGGGAAATTTCTGCAACGGCATCAATCATGAGTTCAACTGGCCCAAGCGGCGAAGCATTGATGCCCGCAACTGCGCCCGCCTGCAGCAGTGGCTGCAACGGCACCGCTGGGATGGCGTGCTGCTGGGCAATATGGACCTTCTCGGCGTGGAGTTGCTACCCACGCTGATGCAAGCGGGACTGCCCGTGCTCCATCACATCGGCTTTGTGGTGGAGCCCTACGAGGCCAAACATGCTCCACCCATGGCTTCCTACCGCATGGTGGCGGCCAGTGAAGCCGTGCGCGCCGCCCAGATCAGGCATGGCTTTCGCGTGGATCCTGATGCCGTGGTGTACCCGGGATGCCGTGATGACCTATTCGGTGCAGCCGCAACCGAAGGCAGGCCGCTGCCTCCACCCCCCGGAGGCCTCAACCAGCAACCGCTGCGTGTTGGATTTGCCGGGCTGATCATTAGCTCCAAGGGCGCGCACACCCTGCTGAAAGCGGTGCGCCTGCTCAAGGAACGGGGGGTGCCGATCGTGGCCAGCTTTGCGGGCAAACGCTTTGCCCGCGCTTACGCCCACGCCATGGACGTGTACATCGAACGCCACAACCTGCAGGAGCAGACCTCTTTCGTGGGCGAACTCAACCGCAGCCAACTGGCCCGTTTCTTCCGGCTCCAGCACGCCTGTGTGTTTCCATCGATCTTCCCGGAAGCCTTTGGCATCGTGGCCGCCGAAGCGATGGCCAGTGGTGTCACCCTGGTGAGCAGCGGTGCTGGCGGTGCTGCAGAGCTGTTCGAACCCGAGATCAGCGGCCTGACATTTGCAGCGGAGGACGCCTACGCCCTGGCCGACCAGCTCACGCGCCTGGCCACCGACCCTGATTTACTCCTGCGTCTGCAACAGGCAGGCGAGCAGAGGGTACGCCAGCACTTCAGTGTGACGGCCATGGCCTGCAAGCTGGAGCAGCTGTTCCACACCACACCCAGGAGCTGA
- a CDS encoding HlyD family secretion protein, translating to MTDPSTSITPLPKGHKPWEGSSAVVEQGRHWSSTLVWLSSAIFGSVLIWGFSAKVDQTISVRGKLEPAGSVREVDSPASGVVSKVLVRDGETVTAGQPLLEVEAEGIRSQRQSTLTTIALLEAQNRSLQRLLDSNGSSESLGTTLEAPTNLAPALQEKVTTALQQTQQIKARLKQIDVRLKSRRETLALSQRIADDLKPLFENGGYSRIQYLQQLNVIQEQTSEISSLNEERESVIGSVAGLINQNNRDLANLKATLNQVNETLSYRTVKAPISGTIFNVQVSPSGFVATDQVVMDIVPSERLQAQVAISNSDVGFIKPGLPATVAVDSFPAGEFGYIQGTLTSLGSDALPPDSTNGMSRFPATISLKEQTVESGGRKLNLQSGMAVTANIKLRSRPVITLVSDMFTKQLDGVKQFR from the coding sequence TTGACTGATCCCTCCACCTCCATCACCCCGCTCCCGAAGGGTCACAAACCTTGGGAAGGCAGTTCCGCGGTTGTGGAACAGGGCCGGCACTGGTCGTCGACGCTCGTGTGGCTGAGCTCCGCCATCTTCGGATCGGTGCTGATCTGGGGTTTCAGCGCGAAAGTGGATCAAACCATCAGTGTGCGCGGCAAACTGGAACCCGCCGGCAGTGTGCGCGAGGTGGATTCACCAGCCTCAGGCGTGGTGAGCAAGGTTCTGGTGCGAGACGGTGAAACCGTTACAGCCGGCCAACCCTTGCTGGAGGTGGAAGCCGAGGGGATTCGCAGTCAACGCCAATCCACCCTCACCACGATCGCCCTGCTCGAGGCTCAGAACCGCTCCCTGCAACGTCTGCTCGACAGCAATGGCAGCAGCGAATCCCTGGGCACCACCCTGGAAGCCCCCACCAATCTTGCTCCTGCTCTGCAGGAGAAGGTGACCACGGCCCTGCAGCAAACCCAGCAGATCAAGGCGCGCCTCAAACAGATCGATGTGCGCCTGAAAAGTCGGCGTGAAACCCTGGCGCTCTCCCAACGGATCGCCGACGACCTCAAGCCGCTGTTTGAAAACGGTGGTTACTCCCGCATTCAGTACCTGCAGCAACTGAATGTGATCCAGGAACAAACCAGCGAAATCTCCTCTCTCAATGAAGAACGGGAGAGTGTGATCGGCAGCGTGGCCGGCCTGATCAACCAGAACAACCGGGATCTCGCCAATCTGAAAGCCACCCTTAATCAAGTCAACGAAACCCTCTCCTACCGAACGGTGAAGGCTCCGATCAGCGGCACGATTTTCAATGTGCAGGTGAGCCCCTCAGGTTTCGTGGCCACCGATCAGGTGGTGATGGACATCGTGCCCAGCGAACGCTTGCAGGCTCAGGTGGCCATCAGCAACAGTGATGTGGGCTTCATCAAACCTGGACTTCCCGCCACCGTGGCCGTGGACTCCTTCCCTGCCGGTGAATTCGGCTACATCCAGGGCACGCTCACCTCGCTGGGCTCCGATGCCCTGCCTCCCGACAGCACCAATGGCATGTCTCGGTTCCCGGCCACCATCAGCCTGAAGGAACAGACCGTGGAATCGGGTGGCCGCAAACTCAATCTTCAAAGCGGCATGGCCGTAACCGCCAACATCAAGTTGCGTTCGCGGCCCGTGATCACCCTGGTGAGCGACATGTTCACCAAACAGCTCGATGGCGTGAAGCAGTTCCGCTGA